A segment of the Candidatus Krumholzibacteriia bacterium genome:
CGAGGCGGTGGCGGTGATCCTGTCCGGCACGGGCAGTGACGGCAGCCGGGGCGCCGCCCAGGTCAAGGAGAGCGGGGGCGTGGTGCTCGTCCAGGAGCCCTCCACCGCTGCGTTCAACGGCATGCCGCACAGCGCCATCGACGCCACCGAGGTCGACGCGGTGCTCGAACCCGGCGAACTGGCCGTCCGGCTGGCGCGCTATCTCCACGAGCCCGAGCGGCGGCTCCTGCGTGGGGAGAAGCAACCGATCGGCGAGGACATGGCGCCTCTCGACGCGATCCTCGACGTGCTGCGGGCGAGTTACGGGATCGATTTCCATCTCTACAAGCCGAACACGTTGCTGCGACGCATCGAGCGACGCATGTCGATGCATGCCTGCGGCACTCTCGCCGAGTACTCGAAGAAGCTGCTGGAGTCGGAGCAGGAGCAGAAGATGCTCTACGGAGACCTGTTGATCCGGGTCACCGAGTTCTTCCGCGATCCCGAGAGTTACCAGGCGCTGCTCACCGAAGCACTGCCCGACCTGGTGGCCGAGAAGCAGCGGCAGGACGAGGAGCTCCGGATCTGGGTCGCGGGGTGCGCGTCGGGCGAGGAACCGATCTCGCTGGCGATCCTGCTCGACGAGTACCGACGCACGCTCGACCAGCCCTTCGAGTACCGCATCTTCGCCACCGACATCGATCCCGAAACGGTGAGCCAGGCGGGTCTCGGTCACTTCCCCGCCGAGATCGCGGCGTCGATGGGCGAGGAGAGGCTCGACGCCTACTTCGAAGCGACCGATCACGGTTATCAGCTGGTGCCGGCCATGCGCGACCGGATCGTGTTCGCCCAGCACGACCTGGTCCGCGATCCTCCCTTCACGCGCATGGACCTGATCAGCTGTCGCAACGTGCTGATCTACTTCCGGGCCGATCTGCAGAACCGGGTGCTGGGTCTGCTGGACTTCGCGCTGAATCCCAACGGTGTGCTCTTCCTGGGTCCGAGCGAGACCATCGGTGAGTTGAGCACCCACTTCGGGGCGCTGAGCTCGCGTTGGAAGATCTTCCGCAAGAGCGCCCAGGCGGGGCGGAAGATCACGTCGGAGGTGCTGCGGCGGGGCATGTCGGCCTCGTCTTCGAGCACGGCGGGCATGGGATCACGGCGCGCCGCGGTCGTCCCGCCGGCCGAGCGTGTGGACTATTCGGCCGTCGCCACTGCCATCGCCAACGAGTACCTGCTCGTCTGCCTGGTACTCGACGGCAACTTCCACGTGCGCTACGTACTGGGCGATCCGGCCGGCCTGCTGCGCATCCCACTGGGAATGACCACCTACGACGTCTTCCGCATGCTCGACGGTGACCTGCGTCTGGCCGTCGGCACCGCCCTCCATCGGACGGAGAAGACGGGCGAGGACAGTGTCTGCCGACGCGTCCAGGTGACGGGGCTCGACGAGTTGGTCGACGTCAAGGTGAAGGCGCTCGACACCCGATCGAACGGCTCGGGCGCCTACGCCCTCATGGTGCAGCGGTCGAGGCTGCCCGAAAAGGTCGTGCCCGAGGACGAGGTGACCTTCGAGGTCGACGAGCGGGCTCGGGAGCGGATCGACCAGCTCGAGCACGAGCTGTCCTCGACGAAGGAACACCTGCAGGCCACCGTCGAGGAGCTCGAGACGGCGAACGAGGAGCTGCAGGCGGCCAACGAGGAACTGCTGGCCAGCAACGAGGAGCTGCAGAGCACCAACGAAGAGCTGCACTCGGTGAACGAGGAGCTCTACACGGTGAACGCCGAGCACCAGAGCAAGATCCGCGAACTCACGGTGCTCAACGCGGACATCGAGAACCTCTTCCAGAACCTCGACATCGGAATCGTCTTCCTCGATCCGGAGCTTCGGGTGCGCAAGTACACGCAGCGTGCCACCGAGATCATCAAGTTGATCCCGCAGGACGTGGGGCGGCCGCTCGAGCATCTGAACCAGAACGTGCTCGACGTGGATCTCGTGGACACGACGCGCGCGGTGCTGACGCGTGGAGAGATCCGGGAGCAACGCGTGCAGACCGCGAACGGTTCCTGGCTGTTCGTGCGAGTGCTGCCCTACCGGGACGGGTACGGCGAGACCCGCGGCGCGCTACTGACCCTCGTCGACATCACCGACGTCATCGAGGGCGAACGGACGCGGAACCGACTCGAAGAAGAGTTCCGGCAGTTCGCCGAGCACATCACCGACGTCTTCTGGCTCACCGACGCCACCGGCGAGCACGTCCTGTACGTGAACCCGAACTACGAGCTGTACTGGGGCAAGGCACCCGACCACGAACTCGGCCGCGACATACTCTTCGACGGTCTCCACCCCGAGGACCAGTCGAAGGTGCGCGCAGTCCTGGAATCGCCACAGTGGGCCGCTTTCGACCTCGAGTACCGCGTGCAGCTCGACGACGGGAGCGAGCGCTGGCTGCACAACCGCGCCTTCCCGGTGACCGATCGTCAGGGCGATGTTGCGCGTGTCGCCGGCGTCATCAGCGACATCACCCAGCGCAAGCAGGACGAGATCTCACTGCGACGGCTCGCCTCGATCGTCGAGTCGTCGAAGGACGGCCTGTTCAACCTGGACTCGCAGGGTGTGATCCGCACCTGGAACCCGGGTGCCCAGGATGTCTTCGGGGTGGAAGCCGAACAGGTCGTCGGTCAGCCACTCACCTCCCTGTACCCGGACGAGTCCGAGTCCGAGTTCGAGGCGCTGTTCGAGCGGCTCCGTCAGGGCGAGTCCGTCGTCGACTACCAGTCGGCGCGCCACACTCCGGGCAAGGATCTCCGACACGTGGAGCTGACGGTGTCGGTGATCCGTGGCAACGGAGCGGGAGGCGGCGGTTTCGCCGTGGTCGCCCGCGACGTCACCGAGCGTCTCGCCCGGGAGACCGAGTTGCACAAGCTCACGCAGAGCCTCGAGCGACAGGCGAACCACGATCCGCTGACGGGACTGCTCAACCGCCGCGGCCTCGAGAAGTTCCTGTTCGTCGAACTCGAGCGGACGCGGCGCGAGGGCCAGCGCGTGGGCGCGGTCCTCATCGACTGCGACAACTTCAAGCGGATCAACGACCAACTCGGCCACTCGGTCGGCGACGTCGTCCTGCAGAGCATCGCCAAGCGATTGCGCGCGGCCTTGCGTCCCTCCGACTTCCTGGGACGCATCGGTGGGGACGAGTTCATGGTGCTGTTGCCGAACACGCGCCTGGCCGAGGCCCTGCAACTGGCCGAGCGCCTGCGCCTGGTGGTGGCGGAATCGCCTCTGCAACTGCAGGAGCAGATGATCGGGATCACGGCCAGCCTGGGCGTGACACTGGTACCGGAGAACGTCATCTCGATCGAGGAGATCGTGAGCCACTCCCAGCACGCGCTGTCGCAGAGCAAGAGCGCGGGAAAGAATCGAGTGTCTCTACGCGAGGGGGACGACGATGCCCAACGCGAGGAGATCAGCGACGCCACCCGCGACGTGGGCGACCTCGTCCAGGCGCTCACCTCGGAGTCGGCCTTCCGGACCGTGGTCCAGCCGATCTTCGATCTGGTCAGCGAGCGTGCGGTGGCGTACGAGTTGTTGTCCCGGGGGCCGGAAGGAGCCTTCGAGAGCCCCGACGACTTCTTCCGGATCAGCGCCGAGAACAACATCCTCACCACGGTCGACCTGCTGTGCGCCAAGCGAGCCATGGACTGGGTGTCGAAGCACGCCAACGGAGTGCGCTACCACGTGAACCTCTTCCCGTCGACGCTCCTGGAGACCCCGGCCGAACGTCTGGAGCAGATGTTCGAGGTGCTGGGCGATCCGTCGCGCTTCTGCGTGGAGATCAGCGAGCAGCAGTTCGTGGGCGACGCGCACTACCTGCTCGAGAAGGTACGCCGGCTCCGCGAGTTCGGCGTGAGCGTGGCGCTCGACGACGTGGGATTCGGACGCAGCTCGCTCGAGTCGCTGATCCTGCTCGAGCCCGACATCATCAAGATCGACCAGTCCTTCGTCCGTGGTGCCCACGCCGACCCGGGGCAACAGCGGTCGCTGCAGCGGCTGGTCATGCTGAGCAAGAACCTCGATACCACCCTGGTGGCCGAGGGGATCGAGGAACACCGGGACATCGACGTCCTGGTGGACATGGGCGTGCGCATGGGACAGGGCTTCCTGTGGGGCGAGCCGAGAGCCAACTGATCGCCGTGTGCGCCGAGGTGGAGAGGTGACGAAGCCGAACGAGCACGATGCAGGCGCCGATCCGGCCCCGAGCAAGGGCGTGCGGCGCGACGAATTCCACGTCGTCGGGATCGGTGCGTCCGCCGGCGGCAACGACGCTCTCTGTGCCCTGCTCGCCGGGCTCCCGCCGGACAGCGGGGCGGCCTACGTCGTGGCGCAGCACCTCGCGCCGGAAGCGCGCAGTCACCTGGCCGAACGCCTGGCCCGCCACACGTCCATGCCCGTGGACTGGCTCGACGAGCCGCGATTGCTCGAACCCGATCGCGTCTACCTGGCTCCGGCGCGCAGTCGGGTCCTCTTCGTCGACGGTCGGGTCGAGGCCCGGGTCGACGACGAGCGGGCGACGAACACCCATTCCGTCGACGTCCTCTTCGGCCGTCTGGCGCGCAGCTACGCCGAACGAACCGTGGCCGTGGTCCTCTCGGGGGCCGGCTCCGACGGCAGCGCCGGCGTGCGGGCGGTGAAGAGCGCCGGTGGGACGGTCGTCGTCCAGGATCCCGATGAAGCTGCGTTCGACGGCATGCCGCGCAGTGCGATCTCCACCGGCGTCGTCGACGCGGTCCTGAGTCCTGCGGAGATTGCCGACCGACTCAGCACCTACCTCGGCCGGTTGGGGGCGGTTCTCCAACCGTGGTCCGAAGACGGCGACGAGCACGCCGTCGATCCCCTCGAGACCCTGATCGAGGTGCTGAGGCGCAAGAGCGGCTTCGACTTCCGACTCTACAAGGAAGGAACCATCCGGCGGCGTCTGGAGCGCCGGATGGCCCTGACCCAGGTCGGACGCTGGCAGGACTACCACGAGCGGCTGATGGAATCGGCGGCCGAGCGCGACGCCCTGTGCCGCGACCTCTTGATCAACGTCACTTCGTTCTTCCGCGATCGCGATGCCTTCGCGGCGCTCGAGGAGCGCGCACTGCGCGACATCGTGGAGCAGGCCGACGAAGGTGGAGAGATCCGGGTCTGGGTGCCCGCCTGCTCCACCGGTGAGGAAGCCTTCTCGATCGCGATTCTCCTGCAGAAGGTGGTCGACGAGTCGCAGCGCGACCTGCGCTTCCGGATCTTCGCCACCGATCTCGACACCCGGGCGATCGAGATGGCGTCTTCCGGACTCTTCGACGCCTCCATCGAGCAGCGCATGCGGCCCGAGGTGCTCCGTCGGTGCTTCGACGATCGCGGTGGCGGCTACGAAATCAAACGGCCGCTGCGCGAGAAGGTCGTGTTCGCCGCCCACGACGTCGCCCAGGACCCACCGTTCACGCGCATGGACCTGGTCAGCTGCCGCAACCTCCTGATCTACCTGCGCCCGGAGCTCCAGGCGCACGTGCTGTCGTTGCTGTACTTCGCGCTCAGGCAGAAGGGTTATCTGTTCCTCGGGAGCAGTGAGACCCCGGTGTCGATCGACGAACACCTCGAAGTGGTGGACACCGAGATGCGTCTGTACCGCCGGATCGGCCCCGACGGAAGGCCGCCCCGGCTGCGTTCGCTCGACCGGATCCTCGACCACGACGACCGTCACCCACCACCTGCCCGCCGGATCTCGGCCAAGGCCGTCGCGCAACACGCGGCGATCGCCCAGTCGCTCGTGGAACGCGATTCCCTGTTCGCTCTCGTGGTCGACGGCCGACTGCATCTACAGCACGTCTACGGCGACCCGGGTCAGGCCCTGCGCGTTCCGAGCGGCACGGTGACCAACGAGATCTCGGCTCTGACGCGCGGGGACTTCCGGTCGGCGGTCCTGGCCTCGGTGCCGCGAGCCCAGCGCACCGCGCGGGAGGTCGTCAGCCGCTCGGTGGCGCTCGATCACGGCGGTGCGGTGGAGCACGTGGACGTGCGCGTGGTGCCGGTGATCGAAGGGGAAGAGACGATCGATTCCTTCATCGTCCTCGTGAGCCGGATCGACCTCGGTGCAGTCGGTGACCGCGAGCTCCAGCACCGGGTCCACGACCTGGAGGTCGAACTCCACGGGGCGCGCGACGACCTGCGGCACACGGTGCAGGACCTGGAGCGCTCGAACGAGACCCTGCGCTCGACCAACGAAGAACTGATGGTCACCAACGAGGAGCTGCAGAGCGCGAACGAGGAGCTGCACTCGACCAATGATCAGCTCTTCCGCACCAACCTCGACCACGAGGGGCGCATCTCGGAGCTGAGCGAGGTCACGCGAGACCTGGAGAACCTGTTCGTGGGTTCGGAGGTCGGAATCGTCTTCCTCGACGAGCACCTCTGCGTGCGCAAGTTCACGCCCGTGGCGGCCGCGGTGATCCACCTGCTCGACCAGGACGTCGGACGTCCGCTGCACCACCTGGCCCACGGGCTCCGTGACGTCAGGTTGGAGAAGGTGGCGGAGACGGCCCTGCACAGTGGACAGGATTCGTCGCAACGCGTGTGCACCGAGCAGGGGGAATGGTACCTGTTGCGCGCGCTTCCCTACCGCATCGAGGACGGATCGACGGCCGGAGTGCTGCTCACGTTGACCGACGTCACCGAGCTCCAGCGCGTGACCGATGCCATGCGCGCCTCGGTCGACCGTTTCCACGGATTCCTCGATGCCCTGCCCGACCGATTCCTGTGGCTGAACCCCGACGGGACCTGGCTGCGTCTGCGTGACGTCGCTTCTTGGCGCGACGAACCGCCGCGCGTGCTCGGGCACGACGAGCTGGCCGCCTTCCTGTCGGGTCCGGCCCGTAGCGCGGTCGAGGAGGCCGCGCGGCGCTCGGTCGAGAGCCAGGAACTGCAGACGGTGAGTTTCGACCAGTACCGCGGCGACACGCTCCAGTCCTACGAGGCCCGTCTGCTCGCGGTGGGCGATCAGGGTACGCTGTGCGTCCTGCGCGACGTCTCGGAGCTGCGCCGCAGCGAGCGCGAACTCGTCCACCTGACCCGCCACCTCGAACAGCAGGCGAACTGCGACCACCTCACACAGCTACCCAACCGTCGTGGTCTGGAGAAGATCCTCTTCGCCGAGCTGGAGCGCTGCCGACGCCTCGGTGTGTGGTTGTCGGCGATCCTCGTCGACTGCGACGACTTCAAGCGCGTGAACGACACCCTGGGCCACGCCACCGGCGACGTCGTGTTGAAGGAGATCGGCAAGCGACTGCGCCGCGTGTTGCGGCCCAGCGACACGCTCGGTCGCGTCGGGGGCGACGAGTTCCTCGTGCTGCTGCCCGACACCCGCGTCGCCGAGGCCATGCAGCTGGCCGAGCGTCTGCGCCTGGCGATCCACGAGTCACCGCTGACCTCGGGACGAGACGTCATCGCGGTCACGGGGAGCCTGGGCGTGGCCGGGGTCCCGCACGACGTGGTCAGCATCGAAGAGGTGATCAGCCACGCGCAGCACGCGCTGCAGTACAGCAAGAACATCGGCAAGAACCGCGTCTCGACACGGGGCGACGAAGGCGACCAGGCCCTCGAGGACCCTCGCGAGGAGCTCATGTCGGTGCTCGAGACGGGTCGGGGCTTCCGCACCTTCGTCCAGCCGATCTTCGACCTGCGCAACGGCGAGACCACCGGCTACGAGTTGCTGACGCGCGGCCCGGGGGGAGCGCTCGAGAGTCCCGACGACATCTTCCAGCTCTCGTCGGAGAACAACATCCTCACCTCGGTCGACCTGCACTGCGTGAAGCGCAACGTGCAGTGGGCGCGCGAATACCTCGACCGCGGACGCTTCCACCTGAACCTCTTCCCGACCACGATCCTCGACACGCCGGCTGCGCGGCTGCTGGCGGTGTTCGGCGAGCCCGACCTGCTGCAGCACTTCTGCGTCGAGATCAGCGAGCAGCAGTTCATCGGCGACCCGAACTACCTGCGTCCGCACGTCGAGGAGTTGCGGCGCGAGGGCGCGCGGATCGCGCTCGACGACGTGGGCTTCGGGCGCAGCTCGCTCGAGTCGCTGCTGCTGCTCGAACCCGACACGGTGAAACTCGACAAGAGCGTGGTGAACGGCGCGGCCACCGACACGGCCCAGCGACGCACACTGCAGCGGCTGGTGAAGGTGATCCGGGGCATCGACGCCGACATCGTGGCCGAGGGGATCGAGACCGAGGCGGACCGCGACCTGCTGCTCGACCTGGGCGTGCCCTTCGGGCAGGGCTACCTGCTGGGCCGCCCACGCGACTCGATCCTGGCGAACTGACGCGGCCGGGCTGGGCGATCTTGGCCGACGGGATTATCTGTTCTGCTCGACCGCGGTGTCGTGCGCGGCGGTCGGCCGCCACCCCGCCGGGAGTCCCATGCGTCCGCTGCTGCTGATCCTTCGTATGATCAAGTGGGAGCACACCATCTTCGCGCTCCCCTTCGCCCTGGTGTCGCTGCTGGTGGCCAGCGACGGCGTGCCGGCCTGGAGCACGCTGGGCTGGATCCTCGTGGCGATGATCGGCGCCCGCTCGACGGCCATGGCCTTCAACCGGCTCGTCGACGCGCGGATCGACGCCGCGAACCCGCGAACGGCCACCCGCGAGATCCCGAGCGGTGCGCTGAGTCGCACCGCGGTGCTCGTGTTCACCCTGGCCACGGCGGGGCTGTTCGTGTTCGCCGCCTTCATGCTCAATCCGCTGTGCTTCGCGCTGTCGCCGGTGGCCCTGCTGATCGTGTGGTTCTACTCGCTGACCAAGCGCTTCACGGCGCTCAGCCACCTGTTCCTGGGTCTGGCGCTGGGCGTGGCGCCGATCGGGGCGTGGCTGGCCGTGCAGGGCGAGTTCGCGGCCTTCCCTCTGATCCTGGCCTTCGCGGTGCTGTGCTGGGTCGCTGGTTTCGACGTTCTGTACGCCTGTCAGGACGTCGATTTCGACCGGAAGGCCGGACTGCGTTCGATTCCCGCCGCGATCGGGCAACGGGCCGCCCGTTGGGCCGCACGCGGATTGCACGTGCTGGCGGTGGGGGCGTGGGCGTGGGCCTTCCTGTCGGTCGGCCTGGGGGCGGTGGCCCTCGCCGGCGTCGTGGTGACCGCGGTGTTGCTCGGCTACGAGCACTGGCTGGTCCGCGGCGACGATCTGAGCCGGATCGACCGGGCCTTCTTCGAGGTCAACAGCTGGATCGGGATGGTCCTGCTCGGGTCGACCCTGCTGGAGCTCTACCTGGTCTGAGCCGCGACGCGGCGGTGGCGTGGGAATCGACCGGGCCTACCTTTTCCGCTCGACCCCACGCCTCCGGTACGCCCCTTGGAGCCCATCTTGGTCAGTCATCCCGATCGGGACGAGCTGCGCGCGCTGCTCGACCGCCCGAACATCCACGACATCACCGCGGCCGCCGACGAGGCTCGCCGGGAACGGCACGATCGGACCACGACCGTGTCCGTGGTCGAGCCCTTCGATCCGCGTCAGGCCTACACCCGATGCCCGCTCACGGGCATCGGGGCCGGCGAGGGGGGCTTCGCAAGGGCACTCGACGACATCCACGACATCGTGACCGACCTGCTGGTCCTGGTGCCGGAGGGTGCCTCGGCCGACGAGGTGCGCTCGATCTGGCGTCTGCTGCCGCTTCCGCCGGCCGACGGTGGCGACGAGATGCTGCCCACGGTGCAACTGGGTACGACCGACACCTGGATCGAAGCCGGCATCGACCACGACCTGGCCGCCTGGATGGAGCAGGGCATGCGGGTGGTGAGCGACGGGATCGATCCGCGCAACCACCCTGCCCGCGGCATCGACCCGGCGGCGCGCTGGACCTCGTTCTGGCACACCGCCGCCAACGCCGGGCTGCGCGGCCACGCCACGGTCCTCTTCGGACCGGACCACGACCTCGATTCCGTCTTCGCGCAGATCGACGCCATCAACGCGGTGCAGGCCGACACCGGCGTGTTCCTGTCGGTGAGCCCCTGCGTGATCGGATCGGGGCCCGCCGGTGACGACGACGATGCGCTGACGCACGCGAGCTTCGACCTGCGGGTGCTCGCCGCCTGCCGTCTGGGCCTTCCGGGGGTCGACCACCTCAGCCTGCGCTACGAACGCAGCGACCTGAAGACCGCGCACACCTCGCTGCTCTGCGGCGTCGACGACCTGATCGGGCACCTGTTCCTGGGGGCCCGCGACCGCAAGGCCGACACCGAGGCCAAGGATCTGTCGCTGCGCGAGATGCGGGCGTGGCTGGAGGAAGCGGACTTCACCGCCCGCGTGCGCAACGGTGTGTTCGAGACCGAGGACTTCGCCGCGTTGCTGAACGCTCCGGAGGAGCCGGCGTGAAGTCCCGGGGCCTCCGCGTGGGTGCCGTGGGGTTCCTGAACACGGTTCCGTTGATCGAGGGCCTCGACGACGAGCACGGGATCGAGGTGAGCCGCGACCTGCCGTCGCGCCTCGCGCGCTCGCTCGCAGCCGGGGACATCGACGTCGGCCTCATTCCCGCCGCCGAGTACCTGCGTGGTGTCGGCAGCTCCATGGTTCCCGGGCTTTGCATCGGTGCCCACGGCACCGTTCGCACCGTGAAGGTCTTCAGCCGCGTGCCCCTGCGCGAGGCCGAGCGCGTGAGTGTCGACCGCGGATCGCGCACCAGCGTGGCCCTGCTGCGGATCCTGCTCGCCGAGCTGCACGGGATCACGCCGGAGCTCGAGGAGTTCGAGCCCCGTCACGAGTCGCTCTTCGACCGCGCGCCCACCGCCCTGGTGATCGGCGACCGGGCCGACGAGATCGACGGGACCGACTTGCACGTCCACGACCTGGGACAGGTGTGGAACGATCTCACGGGGCTGCCCTTCGTGTTCGCCGCCTGGGTGTTCAGCGACGAGCTCGGACGCCCGGAACGGGCCGACGACCGCCGACGGCTGGTCACCGCCCTACGCCGGGCCGCCGAGCGCGGGCGCGGCGACCTCGACCGCCTGGCCCATCGCGAGGCGACGACCAGCGGCTGGGACGTGGGCCGGATCACCAGCTACTGGCGCGAGTTCGTCCAGTTCGACCTGGGCGCCGCCGAACTGGCCGGCCTGCGGCGGTTCGCCGAGCTGGGCGCCCGCCACGGCGTGATCGAACACCCCCGCGAGGTGGCCGTCGCGGAGGCCTGAGCGCGGTTCCGGCCGGTTGCAGCCCGCCCCGGAGGCCTTCCGGGGCGGATTTTTCTTGCCATGGATCTTGACATCAAGATCATGACACCTTAGTGTCTCGATCGAGGTGTCAACGTGGAACGACGCTACAAGATCCAGGATCTGGTCCAGGTCTCCGGCATTCCCCGCCGCACGATCCGCTACTACGTGCAGCGGGGCCTGCTGCCGGCCCCGCACGGATCCGGCCGCGGCCACTACTACACGCAGGACCACCTGCAGCGGCTGCAGCGGATCCGCGAGATGCAGCGGGCCGGGCGTTCGCTCGAGGAGATCGGCGTGCTGCTCGACGAGCCGGCCGTCGAGGCGAGCGACGAAGCGCCCGTGCTGCGCAGCGCTCCGGAGCCCGGAGACCGCGCTCCCGACCCGGTCGATCTGGATCTGGTGACCCGCGTCCGCCTGGCCGAGGGTGTGGAGTTGAGCTTCGCGCCGCCGGCCCGCGTGCCCTCGCCGGCCCGCCTGCGCGCCCTGGTGGCCGCCGCGCGCCGGATCCTCGAGACCGAAGGAGACGGGAGCCCATGAACGAGACCACGCCCCTCGGATGCGTGATCCTGCCCGACGACGTGGACGAGCAGGCGAAGGCCGTGCCCCTGACCGGCGTCGACGTGCGCGTGCAGGTGGTCGGACCCACCAGCCGCGTCACCGTGACCCAGAGCTACGAGAACCGCGAAGACGTCCCCGTCGAGGCCACCTACCTCTTCCCGCTCGAGGAGGGCGCGGCCGTGTGCGGCTTCACCGCCACCATCGACGGCCACCGGCTCGAGGGCCGGGTCGAGGAACGCGAAGAGGCCTTCGACGAATACGACGACGCCATGTCCGAGGGTCGCGCCGCCTTCCTGCTCGACCAGGAGCGGCCCAACCTCTTCACCGCCAGCGTCGGCAATCTGCTCCCCGGCCAGACGGTCGACATCGAACTGACCTACGTGGCCGAGCTGCCCCGGGAGGGCCGGGGCTACCGGCTGGCCCTTCCGCAGGCGGTCACCCCGCGCTACGTCCCCGACCACGGTGGCGACGACGAGCGCATCGACGACGAGGAACGCCTGCGCGGACCCCGGACCCACGGCCGGCTGGGCTACGCATGGAACCTGACCGTCGACGTCGATCTGCTCGGACCGATCGGCGAGATCGCCTCGCCCTCGCACCGGATCGAGACACGCTTCGACGGCCGCCGCGCGACGGTCACGCTGGCCCACGACGAACGGCGTCCCGACCGCGACTTCGTCCTGAAGCTGGTCCCGCAGGAAGCCGGCTCGCGCGCGGCGCTCGTGGAGCACGAGGGCGAGCACTACGCCGTCTTCGACGTCCGCGCCGATCTTCCCACCGACCGCCACGCCGTCGACGTGAGCTTCGTGGTCGACTGTTCGGGCAGCATGTTCGGCGACTCGATCCGCGACGCCCGCCGCACGCTGGACCTGTTCCTGCGCTCGCTGCATCCCGGCGATCGCTTCCGGGTGGTGCGTTTCGGATCGGACTTCGAGCGCTGGTCGAAGGGGTTCGTCGACTACGACGACCGCTCTCTCGACACGGCCAGCCGTCGCGTCGAGGACATGGAGGCCGATCTCGGCGGGACCGAGATCCTGGCCCCGCTGCGCGAGGTGCTCGAACGCTCCGACCGCGAGCGGCGCCACCGCGTGGTGCTGATCACCGACGGCGCCGTGGGCAACGAGGACGAGGTGATCGACCTGTGCCGCCGCCACGCCGGCCACGCGCGCATCTACGCCTTCGGCGTGGGCCACGCGGCCAGCGAGCACCTGGTGCGCGGAGTGGCCCGCGTGACCGGCGGCGCCGCCGAATTCGTGGTCCCCGGCGAGCGTATCGAGGACAAGGTCCTGCGCCACGCCGAGCGCATGGCGCGCGACGCGGTCGAGGACCTGGTGATCGAGGGCGAGGGACTGCGGCTCGACGACGTGCAGCCGACACCGTTGCCCACGATCGATCCGACCACCCCGGCCACGATCTACGCGCGCGTGCGCGGCGACGGTGTGGACGGGGCGGTCCGTCTGCGCGGCCGGTGCGGGGAAGGCGTATGGGAGCC
Coding sequences within it:
- a CDS encoding VIT domain-containing protein gives rise to the protein MNETTPLGCVILPDDVDEQAKAVPLTGVDVRVQVVGPTSRVTVTQSYENREDVPVEATYLFPLEEGAAVCGFTATIDGHRLEGRVEEREEAFDEYDDAMSEGRAAFLLDQERPNLFTASVGNLLPGQTVDIELTYVAELPREGRGYRLALPQAVTPRYVPDHGGDDERIDDEERLRGPRTHGRLGYAWNLTVDVDLLGPIGEIASPSHRIETRFDGRRATVTLAHDERRPDRDFVLKLVPQEAGSRAALVEHEGEHYAVFDVRADLPTDRHAVDVSFVVDCSGSMFGDSIRDARRTLDLFLRSLHPGDRFRVVRFGSDFERWSKGFVDYDDRSLDTASRRVEDMEADLGGTEILAPLREVLERSDRERRHRVVLITDGAVGNEDEVIDLCRRHAGHARIYAFGVGHAASEHLVRGVARVTGGAAEFVVPGERIEDKVLRHAERMARDAVEDLVIEGEGLRLDDVQPTPLPTIDPTTPATIYARVRGDGVDGAVRLRGRCGEGVWEPRLELAPAASGLDGAVVATLWARHRIRQLEDHGSWVERRGSQQEHRHRARERNRARKVEQELIELGRRFGLTSRATSYVVVDDRPDAPRAKQPADLREIAAAMPRSFGGTFDAMPVVARMSPASMGSDVVECAADMDAGLERSADLRELLRASPAARSDWADAEGWALIRHQGADGSFPVDDTVLGAIHVDRSVLDGLDADTARVAVTHLVLGALDRRDDVPASWRPALQKSREWLAQRTEAAPAGHADWPAFVAHVLDAGGEAEA